From the Conexivisphaerales archaeon genome, the window ACCTAGCTGCCACCGGCTAGTGATACAAGATGTGGAAGCTCATCAAGAATAATCTTCATTCCCAGTTTTACGGAGTCAGGCGAACCAGGAAGACATGCAACTATTATCCCGTTCATGCTGCCAAGCATTGCTCTGCTCATTATGGTAGAACTTCCGATCGACTTGGAGCTTTCAGCCCTGAAGTATTCGCCGAACCCTGGTAAAGTCTTGTCGAGAAGTGGCTGGATCGCTTCAACGGTAACATCAGTCCTCGAGATTCCGGTACCTCCTGTCGTTATGATGAAATCAAGGCCATACCTGGCAGCGTCAAGTACCTTCAGCC encodes:
- a CDS encoding MogA/MoaB family molybdenum cofactor biosynthesis protein codes for the protein MSERRKKFKPKPHMLHKSEAKQKLKGAVITISTSRYYNAREGLKIKDESGDLICKQLRSRGHTVFYRSLVPDDILAIRLKVLDAARYGLDFIITTGGTGISRTDVTVEAIQPLLDKTLPGFGEYFRAESSKSIGSSTIMSRAMLGSMNGIIVACLPGSPDSVKLGMKIILDELPHLVSLAGGS